A genomic window from Streptomyces broussonetiae includes:
- a CDS encoding HelD family protein, with protein MAAQVQQSAVGSVHGAHDSVRDREISVEQEHLDRVYRRLEEKIHEAEFLMSDAAKRGQVGTPGALAERDAQVFRAGIHLNRLNNEFEDFLFGRIDLLLGKDGKKGPDGAYTAVEPAEGAVRDDNTADIAETLHIGRIGVLDEDYAPLVIDWRAPAAAPFYRATPVDPGRVVRRRVIRSKGRRVLGVEDDLMRPELTARLDGHELPVIGDGALMAALGQARSHTMRDIVSSIQAEQDLVIRAPAASITYVEGGPGTGKTAVALHRAAYLLYQDRRRYSGGILIVSPTPLLVAYTEGVLPSLGEEGQVAIRAIGSLVDGAEATLYDSPSVARAKGSYRMLKVLRKAARGALELGSGEGPAHDGDAGPQGFAGPPGRLRVVAFGRRLELEAAELERIRRTALGGTAPVNLLRPRARRLLLDALWDRSGATTRHSDPELAAELRSSFDEDVLSEDSFIAFLDAWWPELTPKQVLSAMSDERRLGRWARRILNPGEVRKVARSLKRDGHSVHDIAMLDELQAILGAPARPRRKRELDPLDQLTGLEELMPVREETQRERAERLAQERTEYAHVIVDEAQDLTPMQWRMVGRRGRHATWTVVGDAAQSSWSDPDEAAEARDEALGTRPRRRFQLTVNYRNPSEIAQLAAKVLALAMPGAEAPSAVRSTGVEPRFTVVGDSLERSVRAAAEQLLDRVDGTVGVVVAMNRREEARRWLAGLGDRVVALGSLEAKGLEYDATVVVSPAEIADESPAGLRVLYVALTRATQQLTVVSGERDEPDASGVPDLLRD; from the coding sequence GTGGCCGCTCAGGTTCAGCAGTCCGCGGTCGGCTCGGTACACGGCGCACACGATTCCGTCCGTGACCGGGAGATCAGCGTCGAACAGGAACACCTGGACCGGGTGTACCGGCGGCTCGAGGAGAAGATCCACGAGGCCGAGTTCCTGATGAGCGACGCGGCCAAGCGCGGCCAGGTCGGCACCCCGGGCGCGCTCGCCGAGCGCGACGCACAGGTCTTCCGCGCCGGCATCCACCTGAACCGGCTCAACAACGAGTTCGAGGACTTCCTCTTCGGGCGGATCGACCTGCTGCTGGGCAAGGACGGCAAGAAGGGGCCCGACGGGGCCTACACCGCCGTGGAGCCCGCCGAGGGCGCCGTGCGGGACGACAACACCGCCGACATCGCCGAGACCCTGCACATCGGCCGCATCGGCGTCCTCGACGAGGACTACGCGCCGCTGGTCATCGACTGGCGCGCACCCGCCGCCGCGCCGTTCTACCGGGCCACTCCGGTGGATCCGGGCCGGGTCGTCCGGCGCCGGGTCATCCGGTCCAAGGGACGCCGGGTACTCGGCGTCGAGGACGACCTCATGCGGCCCGAGCTGACCGCCCGCCTCGACGGGCACGAACTGCCCGTCATCGGCGACGGCGCCCTCATGGCCGCTCTCGGCCAGGCCCGCAGCCACACCATGCGGGACATCGTCTCCTCCATCCAGGCCGAGCAGGACCTGGTCATCCGGGCGCCCGCCGCCTCGATCACGTACGTGGAGGGCGGCCCGGGCACCGGCAAGACCGCCGTCGCGCTCCACCGTGCCGCCTATCTCCTGTACCAGGACCGGCGACGGTACTCCGGTGGCATCCTCATCGTCTCGCCGACCCCGCTGCTCGTCGCGTACACCGAGGGCGTGCTGCCCTCGCTCGGCGAGGAGGGCCAGGTCGCCATCCGTGCGATCGGCTCGCTGGTCGACGGCGCGGAGGCCACGCTGTACGACTCCCCGTCCGTGGCCCGCGCCAAGGGCTCGTACCGGATGCTGAAGGTGCTGCGGAAGGCGGCCAGGGGCGCTCTGGAGCTGGGGTCCGGGGAGGGGCCCGCGCACGACGGGGACGCCGGGCCGCAGGGCTTCGCCGGCCCGCCCGGGCGGCTGCGCGTCGTCGCCTTCGGGCGCCGTCTCGAGCTGGAGGCGGCCGAGCTGGAACGTATCCGCCGTACCGCGCTCGGCGGCACCGCGCCCGTCAACCTGCTGCGCCCGCGGGCCCGCAGGCTGCTGCTGGACGCACTGTGGGACCGCTCCGGCGCCACCACCCGGCACAGCGACCCGGAGCTGGCCGCCGAGCTGCGGTCCTCCTTCGACGAGGACGTCCTGTCCGAGGACTCGTTCATCGCGTTCCTCGACGCCTGGTGGCCCGAGCTGACCCCGAAGCAGGTCCTTTCGGCCATGTCCGACGAGCGCCGGCTGGGCCGCTGGGCGCGCCGGATCCTCAACCCCGGCGAGGTCCGCAAGGTCGCCCGCTCCCTCAAGCGGGACGGCCACTCCGTGCACGACATCGCCATGCTGGACGAGCTGCAGGCGATCCTCGGCGCCCCGGCCCGGCCGCGCAGGAAGCGCGAGCTGGACCCGCTGGACCAGCTCACCGGGCTGGAGGAGCTGATGCCGGTGCGCGAGGAGACGCAGCGCGAGCGGGCCGAGCGCCTCGCGCAGGAGCGCACCGAGTACGCGCACGTCATCGTGGACGAGGCGCAGGACCTCACGCCGATGCAGTGGAGGATGGTCGGCCGCCGCGGCCGGCACGCCACCTGGACGGTCGTGGGGGACGCGGCCCAGTCCTCCTGGTCCGACCCCGACGAGGCGGCCGAGGCCCGCGACGAGGCCCTCGGCACCCGGCCCCGGCGGCGCTTCCAGCTCACCGTGAACTACCGCAACCCGTCCGAGATCGCCCAGCTGGCCGCCAAGGTCCTCGCCCTCGCCATGCCCGGCGCCGAGGCGCCCAGTGCGGTGCGCTCCACCGGGGTCGAGCCGCGCTTCACCGTCGTAGGGGACTCGCTGGAGCGGTCCGTGCGCGCGGCGGCCGAGCAGCTCCTGGACCGGGTGGACGGCACGGTCGGCGTGGTCGTCGCGATGAACCGGCGCGAGGAGGCCCGGCGCTGGCTGGCCGGGCTCGGCGACCGGGTGGTGGCGCTCGGCAGCCTGGAGGCCAAGGGCCTGGAGTACGACGCGACGGTGGTCGTCTCCCCGGCGGAGATCGCCGACGAGTCCCCGGCCGGACTGCGGGTGCTGTACGTGGCGCTGACCCGGGCCACCCAGCAGCTGACGGTGGTGTCGGGGGAGCGCGACGAGCCGGACGCGTCCGGTGTGCCTGATCTGCTGCGGGACTGA
- a CDS encoding anti-sigma factor family protein, producing MSGPMHPGSGSSVPSEHETVGAYALGILDDAEATAFEAHLAGCEWCAQQLDELAGMEPMLAALADLPGSGSTPAIGDSLSARPSPRIVEKLVDEVAEKRAQKRRRSFYMIAAAAALIIAGPLAAIAANSGSSGGGGQVTASAQTTFSAMAEKKSATDPTSHASATVGMEQKDWGTQAVLELKNVKGPLKCSLVAVAKNGQRVTMSSWSVPDWGYGIPDAKTDDAKKPLYIGGATAFKPNEIDHFEIVTFDGKKLVQVNA from the coding sequence ATGTCTGGGCCCATGCATCCCGGTTCAGGATCTTCGGTGCCCAGCGAGCACGAGACCGTCGGCGCCTATGCCCTCGGGATCCTCGACGACGCCGAGGCAACCGCTTTCGAGGCGCATCTCGCCGGCTGCGAGTGGTGCGCCCAGCAACTGGACGAGCTGGCCGGGATGGAGCCGATGCTCGCCGCGCTCGCGGATCTGCCGGGCTCCGGCAGCACGCCCGCGATCGGCGACTCGCTGTCCGCCAGGCCCAGCCCGCGGATCGTGGAGAAGCTGGTCGACGAGGTGGCGGAGAAGCGCGCCCAGAAGCGGCGACGCTCCTTCTACATGATCGCCGCGGCCGCCGCGCTGATCATCGCCGGGCCGCTGGCCGCCATCGCCGCGAACAGCGGCTCGTCGGGCGGCGGTGGTCAGGTCACCGCGTCCGCGCAGACCACGTTCTCCGCCATGGCCGAGAAGAAGTCGGCCACCGACCCGACGTCCCATGCCAGTGCGACCGTCGGCATGGAGCAGAAGGACTGGGGCACCCAGGCGGTCCTGGAGCTGAAGAACGTCAAGGGCCCGCTCAAGTGCTCCCTGGTGGCCGTCGCCAAGAACGGGCAACGCGTGACCATGTCGTCCTGGTCCGTGCCCGACTGGGGCTACGGCATTCCGGACGCGAAGACGGACGACGCCAAGAAACCGCTCTACATCGGCGGCGCCACGGCCTTCAAGCCGAACGAGATCGACCACTTCGAGATCGTGACCTTCGACGGCAAGAAGCTGGTGCAGGTGAACGCGTAG
- a CDS encoding sigma-70 family RNA polymerase sigma factor gives MGVRKDAAVANERGSRARHRMSSQPSEPDEELMRALYREHAGPLLAYVLRLVAGDRQRAEDVVQETLIRAWKNAGQLNRATGSVRPWLVTVARRIVIDGHRSRQARPQEVDPSPLEVIPAEDEIDKALWLMTLSDALDDLTPAHREVLVETYFKGRTVNEAAETLGIPSGTVRSRVFYALRSMKLALEERGVTA, from the coding sequence GTGGGCGTGCGCAAGGATGCGGCCGTGGCCAATGAACGTGGATCGAGGGCCCGACATCGCATGTCCTCACAGCCCTCGGAACCCGATGAGGAGCTGATGCGTGCGCTGTATCGAGAGCACGCCGGACCTCTGCTCGCGTATGTCCTGCGGCTGGTCGCCGGTGATCGCCAGCGCGCCGAGGACGTCGTACAGGAAACGCTCATCCGTGCCTGGAAGAACGCCGGTCAGCTCAATCGGGCGACCGGATCGGTACGCCCCTGGCTGGTGACGGTCGCGCGCCGCATCGTCATCGACGGCCACCGCAGCCGGCAGGCCCGGCCGCAGGAGGTCGATCCGTCGCCGCTGGAGGTCATCCCCGCGGAGGACGAGATCGACAAGGCGCTATGGCTGATGACGCTGTCGGACGCGCTCGACGACCTGACCCCGGCCCACCGGGAGGTGCTCGTAGAGACGTACTTCAAGGGGCGTACGGTCAATGAGGCGGCCGAGACGCTGGGCATTCCCAGCGGCACGGTGCGGTCTCGGGTGTTCTATGCCCTGCGATCGATGAAGCTGGCACTGGAGGAGCGGGGGGTGACGGCGTGA
- a CDS encoding CGNR zinc finger domain-containing protein, with protein MALGTATPPYELRFDAGRSCLDLLATAHPAERLDDVGALCAWIRGAGLVPDGTALGHADASWLLGFRELRAYVGLLVRVGGAPEAACPERALLRVNDVAHASPPAPRAVCGEDGHLVRELADPPSCAALLALVARDAVELLTDPVAWAAVRECEGDNCPLVYLDTSRGRRRRWCSSEVCGNRERVARHRRRAALARA; from the coding sequence ATGGCACTGGGTACGGCCACGCCCCCGTACGAGCTGCGTTTCGACGCCGGACGGAGCTGTCTCGATCTTCTCGCCACCGCGCATCCGGCCGAACGGCTGGACGACGTCGGGGCGTTGTGCGCATGGATCCGCGGGGCCGGTCTGGTGCCGGACGGTACGGCGCTCGGACACGCCGACGCCTCCTGGCTCCTGGGGTTCCGTGAGCTGCGGGCGTACGTCGGGCTGTTGGTGCGCGTCGGCGGTGCGCCGGAGGCGGCCTGCCCCGAGCGTGCCCTGCTGCGGGTCAACGACGTCGCCCACGCCTCGCCCCCGGCCCCGCGCGCCGTATGCGGTGAAGACGGCCACCTCGTCAGGGAGTTGGCCGATCCGCCCTCCTGTGCCGCCCTGCTCGCCCTGGTCGCCCGGGACGCCGTGGAGCTGCTCACCGACCCCGTTGCGTGGGCGGCCGTCCGGGAGTGCGAAGGGGACAACTGCCCGCTCGTGTACCTGGACACGTCGCGGGGGCGGCGCCGGCGGTGGTGCTCCAGCGAGGTCTGCGGGAACCGGGAGCGGGTGGCCCGGCACCGGAGGCGGGCCGCCCTCGCGCGGGCCTGA
- a CDS encoding uroporphyrinogen-III synthase codes for MYDEEQHPGHGPLAGFTVGVTAARRAEELGALLQRRGAAVQHAPALRIVPLADDGELLAATKEIIDQVPDIVVATTAIGFRGWVEAAEGWGLGDPLLARLREAELLARGPKVKGSIRAAGLTEEWSPSSESMAEVLDRLLEAGVEGRRIAVQLHGEPLPGFVESLRAGGAEVLPVPVYRWMPPQDTTPLDRLLEATVARSVDALTFTSAPAAASLLSRAEARGLLPELLSALSHDVLPACVGPVTALPLQAQGVDTVQPERFRLGPLVQLLCQELPARARALPIAGHRVEIRGHAVLVDGDLKPVPPAGMSLLRVLSRRPGWVVPRADLLRALPGAGRDEHAVETAMARLRTALGAPKLIQTVVKRGYRLALDPAADSKYADA; via the coding sequence ATGTACGACGAGGAACAGCACCCTGGGCACGGTCCGCTCGCGGGCTTCACCGTGGGCGTCACCGCCGCGCGCCGGGCCGAGGAGCTGGGCGCTCTGCTCCAGCGGCGCGGCGCCGCCGTCCAGCACGCGCCCGCGCTGCGGATCGTGCCGCTCGCCGACGACGGGGAACTCCTCGCCGCGACGAAGGAGATCATCGACCAGGTCCCGGACATCGTCGTGGCCACCACCGCCATCGGCTTCCGGGGCTGGGTGGAGGCGGCCGAGGGCTGGGGTTTGGGCGATCCACTGCTCGCCCGCCTCCGGGAGGCGGAGCTGCTCGCCCGCGGCCCCAAGGTCAAGGGATCGATCCGCGCGGCCGGCCTGACGGAGGAGTGGTCCCCTTCCTCGGAATCCATGGCGGAGGTCCTGGACCGGCTGCTGGAGGCGGGCGTGGAAGGCCGCCGTATCGCGGTGCAGCTCCACGGCGAACCGCTGCCCGGCTTCGTCGAATCGCTCCGGGCCGGGGGAGCGGAGGTGCTCCCGGTGCCGGTGTACCGCTGGATGCCCCCGCAGGACACGACCCCGCTGGACCGTCTGCTGGAGGCGACGGTGGCCCGCTCGGTGGACGCCCTGACCTTCACGAGCGCCCCCGCGGCAGCGTCCCTGCTCTCCCGGGCGGAGGCCAGGGGCCTGCTGCCGGAGCTGCTGTCGGCCCTCTCCCACGACGTCCTGCCGGCCTGTGTGGGCCCGGTGACGGCGCTCCCGCTGCAGGCGCAGGGGGTGGACACGGTCCAGCCGGAACGCTTCCGCCTCGGCCCGCTGGTGCAGCTGCTCTGCCAGGAACTCCCGGCCCGGGCCCGCGCACTGCCGATCGCCGGTCACCGGGTGGAGATCCGGGGCCATGCGGTCCTGGTGGACGGCGACCTCAAGCCGGTCCCCCCGGCCGGCATGTCCCTGCTCCGGGTCCTGTCCCGCCGCCCGGGCTGGGTGGTACCCCGAGCGGACCTGCTGCGCGCCCTGCCGGGCGCGGGCCGGGACGAACACGCGGTGGAGACGGCGATGGCGCGCCTGCGCACGGCCCTCGGCGCACCCAAGCTGATCCAGACGGTGGTGAAGCGGGGCTATCGGCTGGCGCTGGACCCGGCGGCGGACTCCAAGTACGCGGACGCGTGA
- a CDS encoding nitrate/nitrite transporter, with protein MTAPALPRRSGRWIERWDPEDEGFWRASGERIARRNLWFSVLSEHVGFSVWTLWSVLVLFMGPQYGLTPADKFLLTSMVTLVGAVVRVPYTFAVAVFGGRNWTIISASLLLVPTVAAFAVMRPGTSFTTFLLVGLLAGIGGGNFASSMTNINAFFPLKRKGWALGLNAGGGNVGVPVIQLVALAIIGANGGPRVLLGIYIPLIVVAAVAAAIFMDNLATVKNDTGAAKDAAKDAHTWIMSFLYVGTFGSFIGYSFAFGQVLTNQFGRTPLQAAYLTFIGPLLGSLIRPVGGRLADRYGGARITLWNYVGMAAATAVLVIASMQKSLPLFVSVFVVLFVLSGLGNGSTFKMIPGIFQAKALAKGLTGEQAVAYGRRLSGASMGLIGAVGALGGVGINMAFRQSFLSYGSGTGAFVAFLAFYGVCFALTWAVYLRRPAGQAETEATTGAKSQLSYAEV; from the coding sequence ATGACAGCCCCAGCCCTACCCCGTCGCAGTGGCCGCTGGATCGAGCGGTGGGACCCGGAGGACGAGGGGTTCTGGCGAGCGAGCGGGGAGCGGATCGCCCGCCGGAACCTGTGGTTCTCGGTGCTCTCGGAACACGTCGGCTTCTCGGTCTGGACCCTCTGGTCCGTCCTCGTCCTGTTCATGGGTCCGCAGTACGGCCTCACGCCCGCGGACAAGTTCCTGCTGACCTCGATGGTCACGCTGGTCGGCGCGGTCGTCCGCGTCCCGTACACCTTCGCCGTGGCGGTCTTCGGCGGCCGCAACTGGACGATCATCTCGGCGAGCCTGCTGCTGGTGCCGACGGTGGCGGCGTTCGCGGTGATGCGGCCGGGCACGTCCTTCACCACGTTCCTGCTGGTCGGCCTGCTGGCCGGCATCGGCGGCGGCAACTTCGCCTCCTCCATGACCAACATCAACGCCTTCTTCCCGCTGAAGAGGAAGGGCTGGGCGCTGGGGCTGAACGCCGGCGGCGGGAACGTGGGCGTGCCGGTCATCCAGCTCGTCGCACTCGCGATCATCGGCGCGAACGGCGGCCCGCGCGTGCTGCTGGGCATCTACATCCCGCTGATCGTCGTGGCGGCCGTGGCGGCGGCGATCTTCATGGACAACCTGGCGACGGTGAAGAACGACACCGGCGCGGCGAAGGACGCGGCCAAGGACGCCCACACCTGGATCATGTCGTTCCTCTACGTCGGTACCTTCGGCTCCTTCATCGGCTACAGCTTCGCCTTCGGCCAGGTCCTGACGAACCAGTTCGGCCGCACCCCGCTCCAGGCGGCCTACCTCACCTTCATCGGCCCCCTGCTCGGCTCCCTGATCCGCCCGGTGGGCGGCCGGCTGGCGGACCGCTACGGGGGCGCCCGCATCACTCTGTGGAACTACGTGGGCATGGCGGCGGCCACGGCCGTGCTGGTGATCGCGAGCATGCAGAAGTCGCTGCCGCTGTTCGTGTCGGTCTTCGTGGTCCTGTTCGTCCTGAGCGGGCTCGGCAACGGCTCGACGTTCAAGATGATCCCGGGCATCTTCCAGGCGAAGGCGCTGGCCAAGGGCCTGACCGGGGAGCAGGCGGTGGCGTACGGCCGCCGGCTGTCCGGCGCTTCGATGGGCCTGATCGGCGCGGTGGGAGCGCTCGGCGGAGTCGGCATCAACATGGCCTTCCGCCAGTCGTTCCTCTCCTACGGCTCCGGGACGGGCGCCTTCGTCGCCTTCCTCGCTTTCTACGGCGTGTGCTTCGCGCTGACGTGGGCCGTATACCTTCGCCGCCCGGCGGGGCAGGCCGAAACGGAGGCCACGACCGGCGCGAAGTCGCAGCTCAGCTACGCCGAAGTGTGA
- a CDS encoding response regulator, with protein MIRTLVVDDDFRVSHIHCDYVSRVRGYEVVGEAATVAEALEAAHDLRPDLLLLDIFLPDGSGLDVLRRLTGDAGGARPDAFVITADRDIASVRTAMKLGAVGYLVKPFGAADLAERLTSYRELQHRVDTLGETTETEQADVDALFSAVRPPAVPRVPAKGHSAPTLALVQQTLRTAHRDLSAAEAAELTGVSRATAQRYLSYLVKEGMVRLILRYGATGRPEHRYRIAS; from the coding sequence ATGATCCGCACGCTGGTCGTGGACGACGACTTCCGGGTCAGCCACATCCACTGCGACTACGTGTCCCGGGTGCGGGGCTACGAGGTGGTGGGCGAGGCGGCGACCGTGGCCGAGGCGCTGGAGGCGGCGCACGACCTGCGCCCCGACCTGCTCCTCCTCGACATCTTCCTGCCCGACGGCAGCGGACTGGACGTGCTGCGCCGCCTCACCGGGGACGCGGGGGGCGCCCGCCCCGACGCCTTCGTGATCACCGCGGACCGTGACATCGCCTCCGTCCGCACCGCCATGAAACTCGGCGCCGTGGGCTACCTGGTCAAGCCGTTCGGCGCCGCCGACCTGGCCGAGCGGCTCACCTCGTACCGCGAACTCCAGCACCGCGTCGACACCCTCGGGGAGACCACGGAGACCGAACAGGCCGATGTGGACGCCCTGTTCAGCGCGGTCCGGCCGCCCGCCGTGCCCCGGGTCCCGGCCAAGGGCCACTCGGCGCCGACGCTCGCCCTCGTCCAGCAGACGCTGCGCACCGCTCACCGCGACCTGTCGGCCGCCGAGGCCGCCGAGCTGACCGGCGTCTCCCGGGCCACGGCCCAGCGCTACCTCTCGTACCTCGTCAAGGAGGGAATGGTCCGCCTGATCCTGCGCTACGGGGCGACCGGCCGCCCCGAGCACCGCTACCGGATCGCGTCCTGA
- a CDS encoding sensor histidine kinase produces the protein MTPIRIRIGRGGRGRLSARILVSQLAILALTGVIGFALFAFAQRSALDRTYEERAVAIAKTTAADPQIRRAMQDGGGAVVQAVAERIRQSSGASYVVVIDLHGVRHSHPMPQLVGSPVAEPIVARDGQPHVGTDQGATGRSANGRVPLYGPTGELVGEVSVGIPERDVLGELWHELLTFAVYAAIATALGAAAAFLLARRLKRTTFGLELEEIAGLLQDREAMLHGIREGVLAFAPDGRISVVNDEARRLIGLGTALGSTLDEVLPDGRLRRALDGTLTGTDISVLTDEHCLVVNRMPVTLHGRALGAVVTVRDRTELVGLLRELDSVRGLTDALRAQQHEFTNRMHTLAGLLDIGAYDDAYDLAVESAGAGQALTEFVRGRIGNPLMVGLVVAKTTVAAERGVWVELADDSALGADPPQLRLLLTIVGNLLDNAIDAAGDGPPPADGRTVRLALTEDERGTTVRVADTGPGIPPGARESIFEDGWSTRPDRGTARRGLGLALVHRLVSRHGGTITVSEGPGAVFTVRLPAPAVRPKNRFAEALPVGGDRR, from the coding sequence GTGACACCCATCCGCATACGGATCGGGCGCGGCGGGAGGGGGAGACTGTCCGCGCGGATCCTCGTCAGCCAGCTCGCCATCCTGGCGCTCACGGGCGTCATCGGCTTCGCCCTGTTCGCCTTCGCGCAGCGCTCCGCCCTCGACCGCACCTACGAGGAGCGGGCCGTGGCCATCGCCAAGACGACGGCCGCCGATCCGCAGATCCGGCGGGCCATGCAGGACGGCGGCGGCGCCGTCGTCCAGGCCGTCGCCGAACGCATCCGGCAGTCGTCGGGGGCGTCGTACGTCGTGGTCATCGACCTGCACGGGGTCCGCCACTCGCACCCCATGCCGCAACTGGTCGGCTCGCCGGTGGCCGAGCCGATCGTGGCGCGGGACGGGCAGCCGCACGTCGGCACCGACCAGGGCGCGACCGGGCGGTCCGCCAACGGCAGGGTCCCGCTGTACGGGCCGACGGGCGAGCTGGTCGGCGAGGTGTCGGTGGGCATCCCGGAGCGCGACGTACTGGGCGAGCTGTGGCACGAGCTGCTCACCTTCGCCGTGTACGCCGCGATCGCCACCGCGCTCGGGGCCGCGGCCGCGTTTCTGCTGGCCAGGCGGCTGAAGCGGACCACGTTCGGGCTGGAGCTGGAGGAGATCGCCGGGCTGCTGCAGGACCGCGAGGCGATGCTGCACGGCATCCGCGAGGGCGTGCTCGCCTTCGCCCCGGACGGCCGGATCAGCGTGGTCAACGACGAGGCCCGGCGGCTGATCGGCCTCGGCACCGCCCTCGGCAGCACCCTGGACGAGGTGCTGCCCGACGGACGGCTGCGCCGCGCCCTGGACGGCACCCTGACCGGCACCGACATCAGCGTCCTGACGGACGAGCACTGTCTGGTCGTCAACCGGATGCCGGTGACCCTGCACGGCCGCGCGCTGGGCGCGGTGGTGACCGTCCGCGACCGCACCGAACTGGTCGGGCTGCTGCGGGAGCTGGACTCCGTACGCGGTCTGACGGACGCCCTGCGCGCCCAGCAGCACGAGTTCACCAACCGGATGCACACGCTCGCCGGGCTTCTGGACATCGGGGCGTACGACGACGCGTACGACCTGGCCGTGGAGTCGGCCGGCGCCGGGCAGGCGCTCACCGAGTTCGTGCGGGGGCGGATCGGCAACCCACTGATGGTCGGCCTGGTCGTGGCCAAGACCACGGTGGCCGCCGAACGCGGTGTGTGGGTCGAGCTGGCCGACGACTCGGCGCTCGGCGCGGACCCGCCGCAGCTGCGCCTGCTGCTGACGATCGTCGGCAACCTGCTGGACAACGCGATCGACGCGGCGGGCGACGGACCGCCCCCGGCGGACGGGCGCACGGTCCGCCTCGCCCTCACCGAGGACGAGCGGGGCACGACGGTACGGGTGGCGGACACCGGCCCCGGCATCCCGCCCGGCGCCCGCGAGTCGATCTTCGAGGATGGCTGGTCGACCCGCCCCGACCGGGGCACCGCCCGCCGCGGCCTGGGCCTCGCCCTGGTCCACCGCCTGGTGTCGCGGCACGGCGGCACGATCACCGTCAGCGAGGGCCCGGGCGCGGTCTTCACCGTACGACTGCCGGCCCCCGCCGTGCGGCCGAAGAACAGATTCGCCGAGGCGCTGCCCGTGGGAGGTGACCGCCGATGA
- a CDS encoding ABC transporter ATP-binding protein, with translation MASSSAGAAVREDAHIEISGLTKRFLTPAGEVFTALEGVSFTVEPGQFCAVVGPTGCGKSTTLGMVSGLDRPSEGSVKVGGREVDGITDGVSFMFQADALLPWKSVLGNVLMGPVFRGVPKQQAQTAARDWLRRVGLSGFEDRYPHQLSGGMRKRVAMAAALINEPKILIMDEPFGALDVQTKAIMSTELLGLWEQIRPSVIFITHDLDEAVALADRVVVMTSSPGSVKAVFDIDLPRPRGSVQEIRFQPRFIELQQQIWETLREEVERAYARTAGGKA, from the coding sequence ATGGCTTCCAGCAGTGCCGGTGCGGCGGTGCGCGAGGACGCGCACATCGAGATATCCGGGCTCACCAAGCGATTCCTGACGCCTGCCGGTGAGGTGTTCACGGCGCTGGAGGGCGTGTCGTTCACCGTGGAGCCCGGCCAGTTCTGCGCGGTGGTCGGCCCCACCGGCTGCGGCAAGTCGACCACCCTGGGCATGGTGTCCGGCCTCGACCGGCCCAGCGAGGGCTCGGTCAAGGTCGGCGGCCGCGAGGTGGACGGCATCACCGACGGCGTCAGCTTCATGTTCCAGGCGGACGCGCTGCTGCCCTGGAAGAGCGTCCTCGGCAACGTGCTGATGGGGCCGGTCTTCCGGGGGGTGCCCAAGCAGCAGGCGCAGACCGCCGCCCGGGACTGGCTGCGCCGGGTCGGACTGTCCGGGTTCGAGGACCGTTACCCCCACCAGCTCTCCGGCGGTATGCGCAAGCGCGTGGCCATGGCCGCGGCGCTGATCAACGAACCCAAGATCCTGATCATGGACGAGCCGTTCGGCGCGCTGGACGTGCAGACCAAGGCGATCATGTCGACCGAGCTGCTGGGCCTCTGGGAGCAGATCCGGCCGTCCGTCATCTTCATCACCCACGACCTCGACGAGGCCGTGGCGCTCGCCGACCGGGTCGTCGTGATGACCTCCAGCCCCGGTTCGGTCAAGGCGGTCTTCGACATCGACCTGCCGCGCCCGCGCGGCTCCGTCCAGGAGATCCGCTTCCAGCCCCGCTTCATCGAACTCCAGCAACAGATCTGGGAAACGCTGCGCGAAGAGGTCGAGCGCGCCTACGCACGCACCGCAGGAGGCAAGGCATGA